In the genome of Euwallacea fornicatus isolate EFF26 chromosome 21, ASM4011564v1, whole genome shotgun sequence, the window TGTTGGGGAAAAAAGAGCTGACAATTGCATTAGAATAAAGGTTTGGATATCTTGTgtataaatctaaaattacgGACACCatctagaaaaaatatatatatttgggTGTGTTTATTTGCAACAGCAAGGGAAATGATAAAGGAAGTGAGGACAGCTAGGAATTTAGacataaaatagaaattcgttaaactttaaataatcacaaattaaattatttgacataattaacaaaattttgtaacaaaaGTAAACTCACaaacataaatataacaaTTAATTGTTCCACAAATAAAATACACTTCAGTAAATTTAGCACACTTCACACTAGCAAACATTAAAAGTTCGCCCTTAAGTTTGTACCTATTAATTCTAGTTAATTCAAAAGTCTTAGGGATCATGCAGGAATgtgaaggaaatttaaatgtaaaaggAAGGCAATGTGGTTAATTCCCAATGAATGCAAAGCATCCATTTATTCTGAACTCATTCATTACCTTTGCATTGTTATCCTTGACGTCAATAATCATTTTCTGCCCATTAGCTAAGAGTTTAATTACAGTTTGGTCGAGGGTGGGAATATTAGTAAAACCAAATCTTTCCCTGAGAAAAGCAAATGATTTAAGCCATATATGCACTGTGAGATTTTGCAAGAACCTTTgagttttttcaatattataaatatatgtacTATTTATATAGGAatgtataagaaaaaataagagGCAAATTGCTAAGATATTTAAGTGCACACAATCAAGGTATTTCAAGGTATTTCTAGTGAGTTTTAGTGTACAAAAATGAATCAGCAATCTACTCTTTAGAAAAAATGAGTCTTGCATGATTTTACCTTAATGGGTGTTTAACAGATATATCCATGTTCTTCAATAGTTCATACGATGTTTTACTCACAATTACATTAGAATCAGCCATTCTTTCAAGGGTCGAATCATGAAATACCACTGGTATTCCATCACTGGTCAATGTTACATCAAACTCCACAAAGTCACACCCTCCTGTGTGACACTATGTAAAAGGATTAAAAATGCTGCAGCACCGGTTCTCTTCTTACCATATCAAAAGCAACCAAACTATTCTCGGGCGCATCTAATCCAGCCCCTCGATGAGCAATAGTTTTCACTATGTAATCTTCAAGATTTTCACTTGAAACCAGATCTTTTCCTATAATAGCCTCAAGTGCGTCCTCAGGAGGTTGAGGGACTTTAAGAGCGTATACACCAAAGACAATAAGGGCTGTTATAAGGAATCCCAAAGGGATAAAGCTAGTGAAGATTTCTGCTACGAAGTGAAAACAGCCATAAAACGCGAATACTATAGTTAGGGAGCCAGGTATTAGTTTGAGTATCGGTTTCAGCATATTGGAAATTGTACTCTTTActacttttatttaatttttgagttttaaacttaaattaaactaGATTTCTAAtaaagtaaacaaataaatctaaCCTAAAAAGTGGAAATGTCCAAACAACCAAGACAACGCCCACGCACCATAACACAAATAGATCTATCTCTTTTCCTTATGGTTAGATCGTTAAGGCACAGGCAAGGGCAGACAGCTATCCACGATTTGAATCTATTTTACCAGATCGTGATtaagttttgaatttatttaacaagaTTGCAATTATTATCTCAATGCTTTTTCATTATCTATGTTAGGGCATTCATTATCCATTCAATTAGCATCTAATTAAAGCATCACAGTATAGTTAACATATACTGAATGTAAATCACTTGTTAGATTTGCAGTGGTTGGTAATTTAATCAGGTTGGatgatagaaaaataattatggaTAGTTTGCATTTTGCTTCCTAGTATTGATTATCTGCAGTCTACATTTTTGGCTTCCTAACAATGACAGTGGGGCCTTTTTTGTCCGATTTCACTATTAAAAAAGACAAACAGAACTCATCATAACAAAATCAAATGTAGGTAAAATTATCGTACTGTATTATCGCGTTTCATCAAAGGGCTAGGACTGTATTGTTAGCATTAAAACCATTAAAGTCTAATTTGTGGATATCTAAATGCaacaatggattttttttatctacaaATAGATCTTAA includes:
- the LOC136345804 gene encoding glycerophosphodiester phosphodiesterase 1 — protein: MLKPILKLIPGSLTIVFAFYGCFHFVAEIFTSFIPLGFLITALIVFGVYALKVPQPPEDALEAIIGKDLVSSENLEDYIVKTIAHRGAGLDAPENSLVAFDMCHTGGCDFVEFDVTLTSDGIPVVFHDSTLERMADSNVIVSKTSYELLKNMDISVKHPLRERFGFTNIPTLDQTVIKLLANGQKMIIDVKDNNAKMVSVILDLYTRYPNLYSNAIVSSFFPNIIYFIRKSDSKIVCSLAFRPHIFANEYFKYPEGKGPRRSTQFWKYYLLKISDFLHSWALPRFTYYLLGISVILLHKDCLSPEVIIQWRTKGVRVMSWTVNSPIEKQHSVRNLKITYLTDTLTGEVSTHSI